One window of Sander vitreus isolate 19-12246 unplaced genomic scaffold, sanVit1 ctg445_0, whole genome shotgun sequence genomic DNA carries:
- the ackr4b gene encoding atypical chemokine receptor 4b, giving the protein MEDFYDHEEEDYSLNDSYDYNYEHSVCDKEAVRSFASVFLPVIYALALVVGLAGNALVVVVYASKLRLRTLTDVCILNLAISDLLLLFTLPFWAADAVHGWKLGSAACKLTSFLYSTNFSCGMLLLACISVDRYRAVAHNPSGRTGTGPRVRKQWLLVCVGLWAVASFLGLPELIFSTVKHSHHRTACTAIYLHSMARPAKAALELLEVTLRFLLPFLVMVTCYCWVGRALSQAAGVQRDRKWRALRVLLAVVAVFLLTQLPYNVVKLIRAMDIIYNLVTDCEVSKGLDKAVQVTEGLALTHACINPVLYAFLGSSFRGHVLKAAKHLGQRLGRHSRHVNTEPAVEIALNTCTQTQSQSGSEDQETTTFTI; this is encoded by the coding sequence ATGGAAGATTTCTATGATCACGAAGAGGAGGACTACAGCTTAAATGACAGTTATGACTACAATTACGAACACAGTGTTTGTGACAAAGAGGCAGTGCGCTCTTTTGCCAGTGTCTTCCTCCCGGTCATCTATGCCCTGGCTCTGGTGGTGGGCCTGGCTGGGAATGCCCTGGTAGTGGTAGTGTACGCATCAAAGCTCCGACTACGAACCCTGACAGATGTGTGCATCCTGAACCTCGCCATTTCGGACCTGCTGCTTCTCTTCACTCTGCCTTTCTGGGCGGCTGATGCCGTCCATGGCTGGAAGCTGGGTTCGGCAGCCTGCAAGCTCACCTCCTTCCTCTACAGTACCAACTTCAGCTGTGGAATGCTGCTGCTGGCGTGTATCAGTGTGGATCGCTACCGCGCTGTAGCCCACAATCCATCAGGCAGGACTGGGACAGGTCCCCGGGTAAGGAAACAGTGGCTTCTGGTGTGTGTGGGGTTGTGGGCTGTAGCCAGCTTTCTTGGCCTTCCTGAACTTATCTTCTCCACAGTGAAGCACTCCCATCACAGGACGGCCTGTACAGCCATCTACCTGCATAGCATGGCTCGACCTGCGAAGGCTGCcctggagctgctggaggtgACCCTTAGATTCTTGCTACCTTTCTTGGTCATGGTGACGTGCTACTGCTGGGTAGGACGGGCACTGAGCCAGGCAGCTGGGGTGCAGAGAGACCGGAAGTGGCGTGCCCTGCGTGTTCTGCTGGCTGTTGTGGCTGTATTCTTGCTCACCCAGCTGCCCTACAACGTGGTCAAGCTGATTCGAGCAATGGACATCATCTACAACCTCGTGACTGACTGTGAAGTCAGCAAGGGCCTGGATAAGGCTGTCCAAGTGACAGAGGGCCTGGCCCTGACCCACGCCTGCATTAACCCTGTCCTCTATGCCTTCCTCGGATCGTCCTTCAGGGGACACGTCCTCAAGGCTGCCAAGCACCTTGGACAGCGACTTGGGAGACACTCGAGACATGTAAACACAGAGCCTGCAGTGGAGATTGCTCTCAACACGTGCACTCAAACGCAATCCCAGTCTGGTTCAGAAGACCAAGAAACCACCACCTTTACTATTTAA
- the acad11 gene encoding acyl-CoA dehydrogenase family member 11, which produces MEELTTPVRQQHKFSVDRLQRYLFVKARVSNNDTLTIRQYSAGQSNPTFLIQTPSNSYVLRKKPPGELMPGAHKVDREYRVQKALFSAGFPVPQPLLHCTDVEIIGTEFYLMEHVRGRIFRDIRLPGVSPAERTALYVAAVEALAKLHSLDLASLNLEGYGKGSGYCKRQVSTWTKQYTATAHRDIPAMNKLSDWLMKNLPASDNEVTLVHGDFRLDNLIFHPTEARVMALLDWELSTTGQPLADLAYFLMPHYWPTGLNIVSTMGSLKGIEGIPTVGDLIYIYCRCRGIPSALPQLNFYLAMSVFKMGGIAQGIYARHLLGNASAPNAAEFGQCVEPLAKVALQLAQSRSVTGPAKDGLFLQTAKGQAVLQQVKDFMRQYVLPAQEDVAEYYSQHAQSPQRWHPPQIIEDLKVKAREAGLWNLFLPSISGLSQLDYAYIAEETGHCLFAPEVFNCQAPDTGNMEVLHMFGSEEQKRKWLEPLLRGEIHSCFCMTEPDVASSDATNMECSFRRDEDNYVINGKKWWSSGMSISISSSCIRKKTLVLFQQEH; this is translated from the exons G CGCTGGGCAATCAAACCCAACCTTCCTAATCCAAACACCCTCAAACAGCTATGTTCTCAGGAAGAAACCCCCTGGTGAGCTGATGCCAGGAGCTCACAAG GTGGACAGGGAGTATCGGGTGCAGAAGGCCCTTTTCTCTGCTGGCTTCCCTGTACCTCAGCCTCTCTTGCACTGTACTGATGTTGAGATCATTGGAACAGAGTTCTACTTAATGGAGCATGTGAGG GGGCGTATATTCAGGGATATTCGTCTGCCTGGAGTGAGTCCAGCAGAGAGAACAGCTCTATATGTTGCTGCAGTGGAAGCGTTGGCAAAGCTACATTCATTGGACCTGGCATCACTGAACCTCGAAGGGTATGGAAAAGGATCAGGTTACTGCAAGAGACAG GTGTCCACCTGGACAAAGCAGTACACTGCAACAGCCCACAGAGACATTCCAGCCATGAACAAActgtctgattggttgatgaAGAATTTGCCAGCCAGTGATAACGAGGTCACGCTTGTCCATGGAGATTTCCGATTGGACAACTTGATATTCCATCCAACAGAG GCACGTGTTATGGCACTGTTGGACTGGGAACTGTCTACCACTGGGCAGCCCTTGGCAGACTTGGCCTACTTCCTCATGCCTCACTACTGGCCTACAGGCTTGAACATCGTCAGCACAATGGGCAGCTTAAAAGGAATAGAag GTATCCCGACTGTGGGTGACCTGATCTACATTTACTGCCGATGCCGGGGTATCCCATCTGCTTTGCCACAGTTGAATTTCTACCTGGCCATGTCTGTCTTTAAAATGGGAGGAATTGCTCAG GGGATCTATGCACGCCACCTACTGGGTAATGCCAGTGCTCCCAATGCAGCTGAGTTCGGCCAGTGTGTGGAGCCCTTGGCTAAGGTTGCCTTGCAGCTTGCACAGAGCAG GTCTGTGACAGGACCAGCAAAGGATGGTTTGTTCCTCCAGACAGCCAAAGGTCAGGCTGTTCTCCAGCAGGTCAAAGACTTCATGAGACAATACGTGCTTCCTGCTCAGGAG GATGTTGCAGAGTATTACTCACAACACGCTCAATCTCCACAGAGGTGGCACCCCCCCCAAATAATAGAGGATCTAAAG GTGAAAGCCAGGGAGGCAGGACTGTGGAACCTATTCCTGCCTTCGATCAGTGGTCTCAGTCAGTTGGACTATGCCTACATTGCAGAGGAAACTGGACACTGTCTCTTTGCCCCTGAAGTCTTCAACTGCCAGGCTCCTG ACACAGGAAATATGGAAGTGCTCCACATGTTTGGCAGTGAGGAGCAGAAGAGAAAATGGCTGGAGCCTCTGCTCAGAGGAGAGATACACTCCTGCTTCTGTATGACAG AGCCAGATGTGGCCTCCAGTGATGCAACCAACATGGAGTGCTCATTTCGCAGGGATGAAGACAATTACGTCATAAATGGCAAGAAATGGTGGAGCAGTGGTATGTCCATTTCTATTTCCAGTAGTTGTATAAGGAAAAAGACACTTGTATTATTCCAACAAGAACATTGA